The following proteins are encoded in a genomic region of Chelmon rostratus isolate fCheRos1 chromosome 3, fCheRos1.pri, whole genome shotgun sequence:
- the LOC121604322 gene encoding multidrug and toxin extrusion protein 1-like produces MDASSKTPVKCTEGLKEDLKAGEAASSARGSGGGCGSCLRRMMSYIPPEYWNELVQLFKLAGPVIISQLMIFLISIISTVFCGHLGKSELAGVSLSIAVVNVTGVSIGTGLSLTCDTLISQTYGSGNMKRVGVILQRGILILLLACFPCWAVLINTEPLLLAVRQSPEVASLSQLYVKIFMPALPAAFLYQLQGRYLQNQGIIWPQVITGAIGNVCNALINYIFLFRLNMGVAGSAAANAISQYLLAVVLYVYICWRGLHKATWGGWSMDCLQEWGPFIKLAIPSMLMLCLEWWLFEVGGFLAGVISEAELGAQSIAYELSVVAYMFPLGLSAAASVRVGNALGAGNIEQAKLSCKVPVICAFIIACFVGGSIGFARHVIGYIFTSEQDIIQRVAEVTFVFCFTHLFDAIAGVAGGVLRGAGKQMIGALCNLVGYYIIGFPIGVSLMFVANMGIVGLWTGLTVCVLMQSAFFVAYLWKLNWKQAAEEALVRAGVQVKEEKEMDRMDSTDSNQNQAEEDHTYQEVRIPDQNKSTTTTVGDTLSVTQLVLRRGLAVLVMVVILIAGILASNFFTSLLK; encoded by the exons ATGGACGCTTCCAGTAAAACACCGGTGAAATGTACAGAGGGGCTGAAAGAAGACTTGAAGGCGGGGGAAGCGGCTTCTTCTGCGCGGGGCTCCGGCGGAGGCTGCGGCTCCTGcctgaggaggatgatgagctACATCCCGCCGGAGTACTGGAATGAACTCGTACAACTTTTCAAACTAGCGGGACCAGTG ATCATTTCCCAGTTGATGATCTTTTTGATCAGTATCATCAGCACTGTGTTCTGTGGTCACCTGGGAAAAAGTGAACTTGCTGGAGTATCATTATCAATTGCG GTGGTTAATGTGACTGGTGTTTCCATTGGCACTGGACTGTCATTAACCTGCGATACCCTCATATCTCAG ACATATGGGAGCGGTAACATGAAGCGTGTGGGTGTGATTCTCCAGAGGGGGATTCTGATTCTGCTGCTGGCCTGTTTCCCCTGCTGGGCCGTCCTCATCAACACTGAACCCCTCCTGCTCGCCGTCAGACAGAGCCCTGAGGTCGCCAG TCTCAGTCAGCTATACGTGAAGATCTTCATGCCTGCTCTGCCG GCTGCCTTTCTGTACCAGCTACAAGGGAGGTATCTTCAAAATCAG GGAATCATATGGCCTCAAGTTATAACCGGTGCAATTGGAAATGTCTGCAATGCACTCATCAACTACATCTTCCTGTTTCGTCTGAATATGGGCGTTGC tgGTTCTGCGGCAGCCAATGCTATCTCACAGTACTTGCTGGCTGTGGTCCTGTACGTTTACATCTGCTGGAGGGGTCTGCACAAAGCTACGTGGGGAG GCTGGTCAATGGACTGTCTGCAGGAGTGGGGACCCTTCATCAAGCTGGCCATCCCCAGTATGCTCATGCTTTGTCTGGAGTGGTGGTTGTTTGAGGTGGGAGGATTCCTGGCTGGAGTGATTAGTGAGGCTGAGCTGGGAGCTCAGTCTATAGCGTATGAGCTGTCGGTTGTTGCTTACATG TTCCCTCTTGGACtatctgctgctgccagtgtaCGGGTTGGGAATGCTCTTGGTGCTGGAAATATAGAGCAGGCCAAGCTATCTTGCAAAGTCCCTGTGATTTGTGCAT TCATCATCGCATGTTTTGTTGGAGGCAGTATCGGCTTCGCCAGACATGTGATTGGATACATTTTCACCTCAGAGCA aGACATTATTCAGAGGGTTGCTGAGGTCACCTTCGTATTTTGTTTCACGCATCTTTTTGATGCCATTGCG GGTGTGGCTGGAGGTGTTCTTAgaggagctggaaaacagaTGATTGGTGCTCTGTGTAACCTGGTGGGATACTACATCATTGGCTTTCCTATTGGTGTGTCCCTAATGTTTGTAGCAAATATGGGCATTGTAG GACTGTGGACAGGACTTACCGTCTGTGTGTTGATGCAGTCCGCTTTCTTTGTTGCATATCTGTGGAAACTCAATTGGAAGCAGGCTGCTGAGGAG GCTCTTGTGAGAGCAGGGGTCCAGgtcaaagaagaaaaagagatggaCAGAATGGATAGTACAG ACTCTAATCAGAACCAGGCTGAGGAGGATCACACATACCAAGAGGTGCGTATTCCAGACCAGAATAAATCCACTACAACGACAGTGGGGGATACTCTGTCAGTTACACAGCTTGTTTTACGGCGTGGCCTTGCGGTGCTGGTCATGGTCGTCATCCTCATCGCTGGAATCCTAGCCAGCAACTTCTTCACCAGTCTGCTGAAATGA
- the LOC121604444 gene encoding high-affinity choline transporter 1-like produces the protein MALNIPGVVAVVLFYILILGTGVWAAQKSRKAERKSHGNRTEVVLLGDRNISLLVGIFTMTATWVGGGFILGVAEAVYTPKKGLVWALMPIQYSVSFILGGLFFAKPMRDKKYITMMDPFQINYGKVLSGALVLPSLLVDVLWVSCTLLGLGATMSVILDLPYAYSVWISSAVAIIYTLLGGLYSVAYTDVIQLSLAFLSLWLCVPFLLLNPSATTIVQTAFNHTFQEPWVGSLDRDDIWMWIDDFLMLGLGSVSFQSFHQRTLSASSAQTAQLTCYAAAFVIVVLGIPPVLVGAVAASTDWNLTLYGSPSPYVRGEHTFILPLALQYLTPSYISIIGIGAVAAAVMSSTDSGLLSATSLFSSNIYKNILRKQASDYEMQWVIRVTVVVVGLVGTSITFYTNSTLVLWILGADISYTLIFPQLVAVLFFNVTNGYGALMGYIIGLTVRILVGENAVGLPVVLHLPGCVLEDGIYVQKAPVRAVSMLCTLVTILVFSSLALFMFNRGLLPERWDIFKVKHAVAVSPAGVLTQNLKDEAGSDAECDENRDGVALQPMLQNGS, from the exons ATGGCTCTGAACATCCCCGGTGTGGTTGCTGTGGTGCTGTTCTATATCCTGATTCTGGGGACAGGTGTGTGGGCCGCCCAAAAGTCCAGGAAAGCCGAAAGAAAGAGCCATGGAAACAGGACCGAAGTGGTGCTCCTCGGGGACAGGAATATCAGCCTGCTGGTTGGGATTTTCACCATGACAG CTACGTGGGTCGGAGGTGGTTTTATCCTCGGTGTGGCTGAGGCAGTTTACACTCCTAAAAAGGGCTTAGTATGGGCTCTTATGCCTATACAATACTCAGTGTCCTTCATTCTAG GTGGACTTTTCTTTGCCAAGCCAATGAGGGACAAGAAGTATATCACCATGATGGACCCATTCCAGATAAACTATGGCAAAGTACTGAGTGGTGCTCTCGTGCTGCCCTCTCTGCTGGTGGATGTGCTGTGGGTGTCCTGCACTCTGCTCGGCTTAG GAGCAACTATGAGTGTGATACTGGACTTGCCCTATGCCTATTCTGTCTGGATCTCATCAGCTGTGGCCATTATTTACACTTTGCTCGGAGGCCTTTATTCAGTGGCCTACACTGATGTCATCCAGCTCtctctagctttcctcagtttg TGGTTGTGTGTTCCCTTCCTGCTGCTCAACCCCTCAGCTACAACCATTGTCCAGACTGCTTTCAACCACACGTTCCAAGAACCCTGGGTCGGCTCTCTGGACCGGGACGACATCTGGATGTGGATCGACGACTTCTTAATGCTT GGTCTTGGCAGTGTTTCGTTTCAGAGCTTCCACCAGAGGACGCTGTCAGCTTCCTCAGCACAAACAGCCCAGTTGACCTGCTATGCTGCTGCCTTTGTCATTGTCGTACTGGGAATCCCTCCTGTCTTGGTTGGGGCTGTCGCTGCCTCCACAG ACTGGAACCTGACGCTGTATGGCTCTCCATCTCCATACGTACGTGGGGAGCATACCTTTATCCTGCCCCTGGCTCTGCAGTACCTCACTCCATCTTACATCTCAATCATTGGAATCGGAGCCGTGGCCGCTGCTGTTATGTCGTCCACAGACTCTGGCCTCTTGTCTGCGAcgtctcttttctcttcaaacATCTACAAGAACATCCTGCGGAAACAG GCATCAGACTATGAAATGCAATGGGTGATCCGGGtcacagtggtggtggtgggtcTGGTTGGGACATCCATAACGTTCTACACCAACAGCACGCTCGTCCTCTGGATTCTTGGAGCAGACATCTCCTACACCCTTATATTCCCCCAACTGGTCGCCGTGCTCTTCTTTAATGTGACAAATGGTTATGGTGCCTTGATGGGTTACATTATAGGCCTGACTGTAAGGATTTTGGTGGGAGAGAACGCTGTAGGTCTTCCTGTTGTTCTTCATCTTCCCGGTTGTGTATTGGAAGATGGCATCTATGTCCAAAAGGCCCCTGTCAGGGCAGTGTCCATGCTCTGCACTTTGGTAACCATCCTAGTTTTTTCCTCGCTGGCTTTGTTCATGTTCAACCGCGGCCTGTTGCCTGAGAGGTGGGACATCTTCAAGGTAAAACATGCTGTTGCTGTATCACCAGCGGGGGTCCTCACACAGAATCTCAAAGACGAAGCTGGAAGTGATGCTGAGTGTGACGAGAACAGAGATGGAGTAGCCTTACAGCCAATGTTGCAGAATGGATCCTAA